From a region of the Geothrix sp. 21YS21S-2 genome:
- a CDS encoding SDR family NAD(P)-dependent oxidoreductase, with amino-acid sequence MRALVTGANRGIGLATARGLAALGLEVVLGCRDAAEGEAAAAGIPGSTFLPLDLADGASVAWALAALGPVDVLVNNAGVCPEGTALQVAPEVVRQAFEVHVFGPLALIRGLLPGMVARGYGRIVNLSSGWGSFGEGLTGPFAYAVSKAALDALTFSISHDLTGDVKINACCPGWVATRMGGPGATLTPEKGAGTPIWLATLPPDGPNGGFFRNRKPIPW; translated from the coding sequence ATGCGGGCCCTGGTCACGGGGGCCAACCGCGGCATCGGCCTCGCCACGGCCCGGGGCCTGGCGGCCCTCGGCCTGGAGGTCGTGCTGGGCTGCCGGGACGCGGCCGAGGGCGAGGCCGCCGCCGCAGGAATCCCCGGCTCCACCTTCCTGCCCCTGGACCTGGCCGACGGGGCCTCGGTGGCCTGGGCCCTGGCGGCCCTGGGTCCGGTGGACGTGCTGGTGAACAACGCCGGCGTGTGCCCGGAGGGTACGGCGCTGCAGGTGGCGCCGGAGGTGGTGCGGCAGGCCTTCGAGGTGCACGTCTTCGGGCCGCTGGCGCTCATCCGGGGGCTGCTGCCGGGGATGGTGGCCCGGGGCTACGGGCGCATCGTGAACCTGAGCTCGGGCTGGGGTTCGTTCGGAGAGGGCCTGACGGGCCCCTTCGCCTACGCCGTCTCCAAGGCCGCGCTGGACGCCCTCACCTTCTCGATCAGCCATGACCTCACCGGCGACGTGAAGATCAACGCCTGCTGCCCGGGCTGGGTGGCCACGCGCATGGGCGGCCCCGGTGCGACGCTCACGCCGGAGAAGGGGGCCGGCACGCCGATCTGGCTCGCCACCCTGCCTCCCGACGGCCCGAACGGGGGCTTTTTCAGGAACCGCAAGCCCATCCCCTGGTAG
- a CDS encoding universal stress protein, whose amino-acid sequence MINRVIVGVDFSDASRAALGKASAWARTFGAPLVAVHVLQPPAPMLPEAQIALPDPAWLQSMEAHAKDHLGQWVADLPGTALEVKWGSPAEELVALADADSLLVVAQVGHSGIERLLFGSTAARVVKHAPCDVLVVRQGKVR is encoded by the coding sequence ATGATCAATCGGGTGATCGTCGGAGTGGATTTCTCGGATGCCTCCCGGGCCGCCCTGGGCAAGGCCTCCGCGTGGGCCCGGACCTTCGGGGCGCCCCTGGTGGCGGTGCACGTGCTGCAACCGCCCGCGCCCATGCTGCCCGAGGCCCAGATCGCCCTGCCGGACCCGGCCTGGCTGCAGTCCATGGAGGCCCATGCCAAGGACCACCTCGGGCAGTGGGTGGCCGATCTCCCGGGCACGGCCCTGGAGGTGAAGTGGGGCAGCCCCGCCGAGGAGCTGGTGGCCCTGGCCGACGCGGACTCGCTGCTGGTGGTGGCCCAGGTGGGGCATTCGGGCATCGAGCGGCTCCTGTTCGGTTCGACCGCGGCGAGGGTCGTCAAGCACGCGCCCTGCGACGTGCTGGTGGTGAGGCAGGGGAAGGTGCGCTGA
- a CDS encoding pirin family protein gives MIILRPANERGHFNFGWLDTHHSFSFGNYQDPAHEQFRALRVLNEDRVEPGQGFGAHGHRDMEILTWVLSGSLAHEDSTGGRHALPPGTAQRMTAGRGIRHSEFNGSDTEPVHFLQIWVLPERAGLAPGYEEKAFPAETRLNRFALLASRGGREGSLHWNQDVDLWTAVLEPGASLELALRPGRAAWVQVAGGSLDLDGVAMAAGDGAGVTEAPGLRLTGKERAEVLVFDLA, from the coding sequence ATGATCATCCTGAGACCCGCGAACGAACGCGGACATTTCAATTTCGGCTGGCTCGACACGCACCACAGCTTCTCCTTCGGCAACTACCAGGACCCCGCCCACGAGCAGTTCCGGGCCCTGCGGGTCCTGAACGAGGACCGGGTGGAGCCCGGCCAGGGCTTCGGCGCCCACGGGCACCGGGACATGGAGATCCTCACTTGGGTGCTCTCGGGCTCCCTGGCCCACGAGGACAGCACCGGCGGACGCCACGCGCTGCCGCCCGGCACCGCCCAGCGCATGACCGCCGGCCGAGGCATCCGCCACAGCGAATTCAACGGGTCGGACACCGAGCCGGTGCACTTCCTCCAGATCTGGGTGCTGCCGGAAAGGGCCGGCCTGGCCCCCGGCTACGAGGAGAAGGCCTTCCCCGCGGAGACGCGGCTCAACCGCTTCGCGCTCCTGGCGAGCCGGGGCGGCCGGGAGGGGTCCCTGCACTGGAACCAGGATGTCGACCTGTGGACGGCCGTGCTGGAGCCGGGCGCGAGCCTGGAACTCGCCCTGCGGCCCGGCAGGGCCGCCTGGGTGCAGGTGGCGGGCGGAAGCCTCGACCTGGACGGCGTGGCCATGGCCGCCGGGGACGGGGCCGGGGTCACCGAGGCACCCGGCCTGCGCCTCACGGGGAAGGAGCGGGCCGAGGTGCTGGTGTTCGACCTGGCTTGA